The genomic interval AGGCCTCGCCGACGTCCGGCCGGCCACCCTCGGCCTGGGTCACCACCTCGACCACGCGGGACCGTTTCGCGTCGTCGGACAGCGCGACGTCGAGCGGAACGACCTCCGCGGGGCCGTCCCCGCGCGCCTCGGCCACGAACGCGTTCGACTTCACGCCGATCAGCGCGATCCGATCGCCGCGGACGTGCGAGCGGGTGATGGTGGCGCCGCCGAACACGTCCTTGACCACGATCAGGTCGCCGTCGACGAGCTCGAGGTCGGAGGCGTCGGTGATGATGCCGGCTCCGAGGCGGACAGCCAGGCGGGCCGCGACGTCCTTGTAGAAGTTGGCGGAGGGGAACAGGACCCGGCGGGCATCGGATCCGCGGATCACCTGCTGCACGGCCTCGACCATGGGCAGGGTGACGTACGCGGTGGCGTCGGCCGAATCCCAGGCGTAGACCCGGTCGGCTCCGAACGTGCCGGCCGCGTCTGCGGTTGCGGATGCGCCGGGGCCCACGGCGATCGCGGCGACCGTGTCACCGGCGTCTCTTGCCAGATCTCGCGCCTTGGTCAGCATCTGGGTCGAGACCTTGCGCGTCCTGCCGTGGTCGTGGTCGACGAGGACCAGCAGCTCGCTCA from Actinomycetota bacterium carries:
- a CDS encoding electron transfer flavoprotein subunit alpha/FixB family protein, which gives rise to SELLVLVDHDHGRTRKVSTQMLTKARDLARDAGDTVAAIAVGPGASATADAAGTFGADRVYAWDSADATAYVTLPMVEAVQQVIRGSDARRVLFPSANFYKDVAARLAVRLGAGIITDASDLELVDGDLIVVKDVFGGATITRSHVRGDRIALIGVKSNAFVAEARGDGPAEVVPLDVALSDDAKRSRVVEVVTQAEGGRPDVGEASTVVAGGRGLGDASGFELIGRLADVLGAGVGASRAAADAGWIAHRHQIGQTGKTISPQLYIGCGISGAIQHRAGMQTSQLIVAINKDPEAPIFQIADFGVVGDLYQVVPKLIEEIEARKG